In Halovivax gelatinilyticus, the following are encoded in one genomic region:
- a CDS encoding NUDIX hydrolase, whose translation MARVSFDPIVSFEPTAIGDQPNDAAVIVPIVERRDEHAILVTKRADHLGEHPGQMSFPGGGAEPDDQSLLETATREAEEEIGLTPAETSVVGRLDDIRTVTEYAVTPFVARVPDRRYVPNDDEVAEIAIVPLAQFLDPGNVEFETRYHPAYGEIVVHYFHVDGYTVWGATARMLVQLLELATPFRAPELDDSATVASGTQTDVDSPE comes from the coding sequence ATGGCGCGCGTTTCGTTCGATCCAATCGTGTCGTTCGAACCGACCGCGATCGGAGACCAGCCGAACGACGCCGCGGTGATCGTACCGATCGTCGAGCGGCGCGACGAACACGCGATCCTGGTCACGAAGCGAGCCGACCACCTCGGCGAACATCCGGGTCAGATGAGCTTTCCCGGTGGCGGGGCCGAACCGGACGATCAAAGCTTGCTCGAGACCGCGACGCGAGAAGCCGAAGAAGAGATCGGGCTCACACCGGCGGAAACCTCGGTTGTCGGTCGGCTCGACGACATTCGAACGGTGACCGAGTACGCCGTCACACCGTTCGTCGCTCGCGTGCCGGATCGTCGGTACGTGCCAAACGACGACGAGGTCGCCGAAATCGCGATCGTTCCCCTGGCGCAATTTCTCGATCCAGGAAACGTCGAATTCGAGACGCGGTACCACCCAGCGTACGGCGAGATCGTCGTCCACTATTTCCACGTCGACGGCTACACCGTGTGGGGTGCAACGGCTCGAATGCTGGTTCAGTTACTCGAGCTGGCGACACCGTTTCGCGCACCCGAATTGGACGATAGCGCAACCGTCGCCTCCGGTACCCAGACCGACGTGGACAGCCCCGAGTGA
- a CDS encoding glycosyl transferase family 2: MEYVQERITTLHDLTGRGPPAIDRTLAETAVVVPMTDREHASLATERVLSTLERVDVAEVFVPVRAPADRIEAFDAWLRTFDLPLTTLWCNAPAVERRLADVGLDDEAGKGHDVWLALGPAADAAASIVVHDADVASYDRHHVERLLTPLSMGYEFSKGYYARVENDQLYGRLYRLLYAPLLRALADEHDSDVIEYLDSFRYALAGEFAMSQALARTVRPPRSWGLEVGTLGDAYAHAGFADTAQVDLGRHEHDHRAVAGETGLEGMSRSVAETLFQVLESNGVEPTYVDLRERYLAAGDRLVEQYRADARYNSLAYDAADERSQLRRYVDAIEPPGPDRRRPSWEAAPLDPVEIVELAKPIAEGETRPIHR, translated from the coding sequence ATGGAGTACGTCCAGGAACGGATTACGACGCTTCACGACCTGACCGGGCGTGGGCCGCCGGCGATCGACCGCACGCTCGCCGAGACGGCGGTCGTCGTACCCATGACCGATCGGGAGCACGCGAGTCTCGCCACCGAGCGCGTGCTCTCGACGCTCGAACGGGTCGACGTCGCCGAGGTGTTCGTTCCGGTCCGCGCACCGGCCGATCGGATCGAAGCGTTCGACGCCTGGCTCCGTACGTTCGACCTCCCACTTACGACGCTGTGGTGTAACGCACCGGCGGTCGAACGGCGACTCGCAGACGTGGGTCTCGACGACGAGGCCGGCAAGGGACACGACGTCTGGCTCGCCCTCGGTCCGGCAGCCGACGCGGCCGCCTCGATCGTCGTTCACGATGCCGACGTCGCCAGCTACGACCGCCACCACGTCGAGCGATTGCTCACACCGCTTTCGATGGGTTACGAGTTCTCGAAGGGCTACTACGCACGCGTCGAGAACGACCAACTCTACGGTCGACTCTATCGGCTACTGTACGCACCGCTGCTTCGAGCGCTCGCCGACGAGCACGATTCAGACGTGATAGAGTATCTCGACTCGTTCAGATACGCCCTCGCTGGCGAGTTCGCGATGAGCCAGGCGCTCGCACGGACGGTGCGCCCGCCGCGTTCGTGGGGACTCGAAGTCGGAACGCTCGGGGATGCGTACGCCCACGCCGGCTTCGCCGACACCGCACAGGTCGACCTCGGACGGCACGAGCACGACCACCGCGCCGTCGCCGGCGAAACCGGCCTCGAGGGGATGAGCCGATCGGTCGCCGAAACGCTCTTTCAGGTCCTCGAATCGAACGGCGTCGAGCCGACCTACGTGGACCTGCGCGAACGGTACCTCGCGGCCGGCGATCGACTGGTCGAGCAGTACCGGGCCGACGCTCGGTACAATTCTCTCGCGTACGACGCGGCCGACGAGCGATCGCAACTCCGGCGGTACGTCGACGCGATCGAACCCCCTGGGCCGGATCGCCGGCGGCCGAGCTGGGAAGCGGCGCCGCTAGACCCGGTGGAGATCGTCGAACTGGCGAAACCGATCGCCGAGGGCGAAACTAGACCCATCCACCGCTGA
- a CDS encoding DUF7109 family protein — protein sequence MEPTPDELAGIVDLFGAVTDGELRRSCEELAARTGGDTGTDDRVGDAIDDALTGFELVEYAVDGQTGYVVGPTAFPEPPTHAEDLPHILDVPRRSIDRDVAGTNARERFEAGVDAAIDGNDGDRARTLIDVSYDIEAWAPVELEVYRDDLETVIE from the coding sequence ATGGAACCGACGCCGGACGAGTTAGCGGGGATCGTCGATCTCTTCGGCGCCGTGACCGACGGCGAGTTACGACGATCCTGCGAGGAACTCGCCGCCAGGACGGGCGGTGATACCGGGACAGATGATCGCGTTGGCGACGCGATCGACGACGCGCTCACCGGGTTCGAACTGGTCGAATACGCAGTCGACGGCCAAACGGGCTACGTCGTCGGCCCGACGGCCTTTCCGGAGCCGCCGACTCACGCCGAAGATCTTCCCCACATCCTCGACGTCCCGCGTCGGTCGATCGATCGGGACGTGGCCGGTACGAACGCACGAGAACGGTTCGAAGCGGGCGTCGACGCCGCGATCGACGGGAACGACGGGGATCGCGCTCGCACCCTGATAGACGTGAGTTACGACATCGAGGCCTGGGCCCCGGTCGAACTCGAAGTGTACCGCGACGACCTCGAAACGGTGATCGAGTGA